A genomic segment from Gammaproteobacteria bacterium encodes:
- a CDS encoding type 1 pili tip component, which yields MRIKELIKDWQKKAAARRTIEEYAVHLPLHDAARIHALAEMFPGRRPEDIITDLLSAALDELEGALPYVPGHRVIAEDDHNDPIYEDTGPTPRLVALARKYERELGRLKDKN from the coding sequence ATGCGTATCAAAGAATTAATTAAGGACTGGCAAAAGAAAGCGGCAGCACGCCGCACGATCGAAGAGTATGCCGTGCATCTGCCGTTACACGATGCCGCGCGCATACATGCACTGGCAGAAATGTTTCCCGGCCGGCGGCCGGAAGACATCATTACTGATCTACTCTCGGCCGCATTGGACGAGCTCGAAGGGGCGTTGCCGTATGTTCCCGGCCACCGTGTCATCGCCGAAGACGATCACAACGATCCGATCTACGAAGACACCGGACCGACACCGCGCTTGGTGGCGCTGGCGCGCAAATACGAACGCGAGCTCGGACGGCTGAAAGACAAGAACTGA
- a CDS encoding VCBS repeat-containing protein: MAHGRTPRDVFSLSQRQLKLAFLLLWAALFTLLQPTIALAEGDEGYFLESSRWTSNRIPVCWENGSAATATEQTWVRNRIAATWDAASAVTFTGWGNCTASTSAGIRILIQDAGPRTLGLGKTLNNVVNGMLLNFTFSAWGSSCSNATIRQSCIESIAIHEFGHALGIAHEHNRPDTDRSLCTDAPQGTNGDVIIGAFDNSSIMNYCFNSSYNNALSSTDRATINNMYPKNLVDLNGDGRTDIGLLGGPGWNTMPVAFSTGAGTFNVTNGAVGSFSNWAATANVKLVTGDFNNDGFTDVALTGGAGWASVPVAFSNGNGSFNVTNFGITNFGAWASTPGVKVMSGDFNGDGRTDLALTGVPGWASVPVAFSNGNGSFNVTNVGIANFATWSSTAGVKIISGDFNGDGRTDLALTGVLGWASLPVAFSNGNGSFNVTNVGSASFASWASTASVQVLSGDFNADGRADLALIGGLGWASVPVAFSNGNGAFNVTNGAVGNFSNWSRTGGAKVLAADFNRDARTDLVITGPAGWNTIPMAASLGNGNWTVTNNGVVNFPIWSSTPGVKLILGDFDRTRSFDLGLTGGAGWNTLPVAFSSSPGNFNVTNFFIGQFATWAATPGVIAITQK, encoded by the coding sequence ATGGCACATGGAAGAACTCCACGCGATGTATTTTCCCTTTCCCAACGTCAACTAAAGTTAGCTTTTCTGCTGCTGTGGGCCGCACTGTTTACCCTCCTCCAACCAACTATCGCGCTCGCCGAGGGCGACGAGGGTTACTTTCTCGAATCGTCACGCTGGACCAGCAATCGAATCCCGGTGTGCTGGGAAAACGGGTCAGCCGCCACCGCCACCGAGCAAACGTGGGTCAGGAACCGCATCGCCGCCACGTGGGACGCCGCCTCGGCCGTCACTTTTACCGGTTGGGGTAACTGCACCGCCTCCACCAGCGCCGGCATTCGCATTCTGATTCAGGACGCCGGCCCGCGTACGTTGGGGTTGGGTAAGACTCTGAACAACGTCGTGAACGGCATGCTGCTGAATTTTACGTTCTCCGCCTGGGGTTCGAGTTGCAGCAACGCGACGATACGCCAGAGCTGTATCGAATCGATCGCCATTCACGAGTTCGGTCATGCGCTCGGCATTGCGCATGAACATAACCGACCCGATACCGACCGATCCTTGTGTACGGACGCGCCGCAAGGTACCAACGGCGACGTCATCATCGGCGCCTTCGACAACAGTTCCATCATGAACTACTGCTTCAATTCCAGTTACAACAATGCGTTGAGCTCGACCGATCGCGCCACCATCAACAACATGTACCCCAAGAACCTGGTGGACCTGAACGGCGATGGTCGTACCGACATCGGACTGCTCGGTGGTCCGGGTTGGAATACGATGCCGGTCGCGTTTTCAACCGGCGCCGGCACATTCAATGTCACCAACGGCGCCGTCGGTTCCTTTAGTAACTGGGCGGCAACCGCCAACGTCAAACTGGTCACGGGCGATTTCAACAACGATGGCTTTACCGATGTCGCGCTAACCGGCGGTGCCGGATGGGCGTCGGTGCCGGTGGCATTTTCCAACGGCAACGGCAGCTTTAACGTCACCAACTTCGGCATCACCAACTTCGGCGCTTGGGCCAGTACGCCTGGCGTCAAAGTGATGAGTGGTGACTTCAACGGTGACGGTCGCACTGACCTAGCGCTGACCGGTGTGCCGGGTTGGGCGTCGGTGCCGGTGGCGTTCTCAAACGGCAACGGCAGCTTTAACGTCACCAACGTCGGCATCGCCAACTTCGCCACCTGGTCGAGTACGGCTGGCGTCAAAATCATCAGCGGTGACTTCAACGGTGACGGTCGCACTGACCTAGCGCTGACCGGTGTGCTGGGTTGGGCGTCGCTACCCGTGGCATTCTCAAACGGCAACGGTAGCTTTAACGTCACTAACGTCGGCAGCGCCAGCTTCGCAAGCTGGGCGAGCACCGCGAGTGTGCAAGTACTCAGTGGCGACTTCAACGCGGACGGCCGCGCCGATCTGGCGTTGATCGGCGGTCTGGGGTGGGCGAGTGTGCCAGTGGCATTTTCAAATGGTAATGGCGCTTTCAATGTCACCAACGGTGCCGTCGGCAACTTCAGCAATTGGTCGAGAACCGGCGGCGCCAAAGTTCTGGCCGCCGACTTCAACAGAGACGCCCGCACGGATCTCGTCATCACCGGTCCAGCGGGCTGGAATACCATTCCGATGGCAGCATCCCTCGGTAATGGCAACTGGACGGTTACCAATAATGGCGTGGTCAATTTTCCGATCTGGAGTTCTACCCCGGGTGTAAAACTCATCTTGGGCGATTTTGATCGAACCCGTTCTTTCGATCTTGGCTTAACCGGTGGCGCTGGCTGGAATACTTTGCCGGTAGCATTTTCTTCAAGTCCCGGAAACTTCAACGTCACTAATTTCTTCATTGGTCAGTTCGCGACGTGGGCGGCGACGCCGGGAGTGATCGCGATTACTCAGAAATAG
- a CDS encoding type II toxin-antitoxin system HipA family toxin yields the protein MNVSVVEVRMWGKRVGAVAEDPRYRAYTFSYAPEWRKTGIELAPRMMPLDSSQNAFVFPALAKESFKGLPGLLADALPDDFGNALVNAWMADKGIQPSEVTALDRLSYMAKRGLGALEFKPGQGPRRESKEPLQMAKLVEVARSAVQGNIGHDHYAKAALAQMIRVGTSAPGARAKAVIAWNPKTHEIRSGQFDVDRGFEHWLLKFDGVGVDLELGTSLDYGRIEYAYHLMARAAKIELSPCRLLEENGRAHFMTKRFDRDGNKKHHMQSLCAMEHLDFRQRATHAYSQLFMTIAALDLGPRAMEQAFRRMAFNVMARNCDDHTKNFNFLFKQGGGWELAPAFDITHAHNPSGKWTAQHLMSVNGKFDEIARADLLAEADKYSIPRRKEILDEVKEAVSRWESFAKKAGVRPSEVQRVRADFQAV from the coding sequence ATGAACGTATCCGTGGTGGAAGTGCGGATGTGGGGCAAGCGCGTCGGTGCCGTTGCCGAAGATCCGCGCTATCGTGCCTACACATTTTCCTATGCTCCCGAATGGCGCAAGACCGGTATCGAACTTGCCCCCAGAATGATGCCGCTCGATTCATCACAAAACGCATTCGTGTTCCCGGCGCTCGCGAAGGAGTCCTTCAAGGGACTCCCGGGCTTGCTCGCCGATGCCTTACCAGATGATTTTGGCAACGCGTTGGTAAACGCTTGGATGGCTGACAAAGGCATCCAACCGTCCGAGGTCACCGCGCTCGATCGGCTCTCCTATATGGCCAAGCGAGGGTTGGGCGCTTTGGAATTTAAACCGGGCCAGGGCCCACGCCGTGAGAGCAAGGAACCGCTGCAGATGGCGAAACTGGTCGAAGTCGCTCGCAGCGCCGTTCAGGGAAATATCGGTCATGATCATTACGCGAAAGCCGCACTGGCGCAGATGATTCGCGTGGGCACGTCGGCACCCGGCGCGCGCGCCAAGGCGGTCATCGCCTGGAACCCAAAAACCCACGAGATTCGCAGCGGACAGTTCGATGTCGATCGCGGCTTCGAACACTGGCTGCTCAAATTCGATGGGGTCGGCGTCGATCTCGAGCTTGGCACTAGTCTGGACTACGGCCGCATCGAGTACGCCTACCACCTGATGGCACGTGCCGCAAAGATCGAGTTGTCGCCGTGCCGGTTGCTTGAGGAAAACGGTCGTGCGCATTTCATGACCAAGCGCTTCGATAGGGACGGCAACAAGAAACATCACATGCAATCGCTCTGCGCCATGGAGCACCTCGATTTCCGCCAGCGCGCGACCCACGCCTATTCGCAGCTCTTTATGACGATCGCCGCGCTCGATCTCGGCCCACGCGCGATGGAACAGGCATTCCGCCGCATGGCCTTCAACGTGATGGCGCGCAATTGCGACGATCACACCAAGAACTTCAATTTCCTGTTTAAGCAGGGCGGCGGCTGGGAGCTAGCGCCGGCGTTCGACATTACCCACGCGCACAACCCGTCCGGCAAATGGACCGCTCAGCACTTAATGAGCGTCAACGGGAAATTCGATGAGATTGCGCGGGCCGATCTGCTCGCCGAGGCGGACAAATATTCGATTCCGCGTCGCAAGGAGATCCTCGATGAGGTTAAAGAGGCAGTCTCGCGTTGGGAGTCCTTTGCGAAGAAGGCGGGAGTTCGTCCGTCGGAAGTGCAACGCGTGCGGGCCGATTTTCAAGCGGTATGA
- a CDS encoding helix-turn-helix transcriptional regulator gives MKSRITSIDELQRQLGERLKRLRVFKRLDQHTLADQAGVSTRALSRLETGKGSTLETLLRILYALQETGAIDALAPEPTIDPVAMLRTKRMPTRVRRPARRRKAKSQ, from the coding sequence ATGAAAAGTCGTATTACTTCGATCGATGAATTGCAGCGCCAACTTGGCGAGCGATTGAAGCGCCTGCGGGTATTCAAGAGACTCGACCAGCACACGCTTGCCGATCAGGCGGGTGTTTCCACGCGGGCTTTGAGCCGGCTTGAAACCGGTAAAGGATCGACCCTCGAAACATTGCTTCGAATCCTCTACGCCCTCCAAGAGACGGGGGCGATCGACGCATTAGCGCCCGAGCCCACGATCGACCCTGTCGCCATGCTTCGCACGAAACGCATGCCGACCCGAGTACGCCGACCGGCCCGTCGACGCAAGGCTAAAAGCCAATGA
- a CDS encoding ABC transporter substrate-binding protein: protein MRDWENLKAMLTKGSISRRDFIKQSLALGISAAVAEGAFSKPAQAQTPKRGGHLIVGVNGASAKDVLDPADITAAYMQIFAMQLYNTLVEVDIGSDIRTQPVARPALAESWDARPGAMEWTLKLRKGVTFHNGKSMTAADVVYSLNHHRKENSKSAAKSLLEQVVDIKAVNKHEVKIRLHSGNADIPYLLADYHLSIGPEGTNFHDGVGTGAFVLENFEAGVRGLTRRYANHFRSDRGFVDSVETLAINDPQERLDALVAGKVHLINRVAAKSVHSLSRNRDVQVFEIPGGAHYTFPMRCDTAPFNDNNLRLALKYAIDRYTLVDKVLYGHGKIGKDIPITPYDRFQAFDIPQRPYNPDLAKFHYKKSGHSGPIVLTVSDGAFTGAVACAEVFQQSAAAADITLQLDRVPAEGYWDNVWLKKPFCASYWSGRPTVDLMLSVAYKSDAAWNESFWKRADFDKLLLAARAELDYGKRRLMYHDLQMMLYEDSGTIIPMFNNTVDAGTAKIGGFNPLPTYELSGLRAPEKVWLE from the coding sequence ATGCGCGATTGGGAAAATCTTAAGGCGATGTTGACCAAAGGAAGCATCAGCCGTCGAGACTTCATTAAGCAATCGTTAGCCCTCGGCATCTCCGCCGCTGTCGCCGAAGGCGCATTTTCCAAGCCGGCGCAGGCGCAAACGCCCAAGCGCGGCGGCCATCTTATTGTGGGCGTCAATGGCGCCAGCGCTAAAGACGTTTTAGATCCGGCAGATATCACCGCTGCGTATATGCAGATTTTTGCCATGCAGCTCTACAACACCTTGGTCGAGGTCGATATCGGTTCGGATATACGTACCCAACCGGTCGCGCGCCCCGCATTGGCGGAGAGCTGGGACGCGAGACCGGGGGCAATGGAATGGACCCTCAAACTCCGCAAGGGTGTGACGTTCCACAACGGCAAGTCGATGACGGCAGCCGATGTCGTCTACTCCCTCAATCATCACCGCAAGGAGAACTCTAAGTCTGCCGCCAAATCGTTGTTGGAGCAGGTCGTCGATATTAAGGCGGTCAACAAGCACGAGGTAAAAATACGACTCCATAGCGGTAACGCCGACATTCCTTATCTGCTGGCTGACTATCACCTTAGCATCGGCCCGGAAGGGACGAATTTTCATGACGGTGTCGGCACCGGCGCCTTCGTTCTGGAAAATTTTGAGGCCGGCGTGCGTGGTCTCACCCGGCGCTACGCTAACCACTTCCGATCCGATCGCGGCTTCGTTGACTCCGTCGAAACGCTCGCGATCAACGACCCACAGGAGCGACTCGACGCATTAGTGGCCGGTAAAGTGCACTTGATCAACCGGGTCGCGGCAAAATCGGTACATTCGCTGTCGCGCAACCGAGACGTACAAGTGTTCGAAATTCCCGGCGGCGCGCACTACACGTTCCCAATGCGTTGCGATACCGCGCCGTTCAACGACAACAATTTACGACTCGCGCTTAAATACGCGATCGATCGCTATACGCTGGTTGATAAGGTGCTGTACGGCCACGGCAAGATTGGCAAAGACATACCGATAACACCGTACGATCGTTTTCAAGCATTCGATATTCCGCAGCGGCCGTACAACCCGGACCTGGCAAAGTTCCACTATAAGAAATCGGGCCACAGCGGGCCGATTGTGTTAACCGTGTCCGATGGCGCCTTCACCGGAGCGGTCGCCTGTGCTGAAGTTTTCCAACAGAGTGCCGCCGCCGCCGACATCACATTGCAACTCGACCGCGTGCCGGCCGAAGGCTATTGGGACAATGTCTGGTTGAAAAAGCCGTTCTGCGCGTCGTACTGGTCCGGACGGCCAACCGTCGATCTCATGCTGTCGGTGGCTTACAAGTCGGACGCTGCCTGGAACGAGTCTTTCTGGAAACGTGCGGATTTCGACAAGCTGCTGCTGGCGGCGCGCGCCGAGCTCGATTACGGCAAGCGCCGGCTGATGTATCACGATCTGCAAATGATGCTTTACGAGGACAGCGGTACGATCATCCCCATGTTCAACAACACGGTTGACGCCGGCACGGCCAAGATCGGCGGTTTTAACCCGTTACCGACTTATGAGTTGAGCGGTCTTCGCGCGCCCGAGAAGGTTTGGCTGGAATAG